A genomic stretch from Kineosporia corallincola includes:
- a CDS encoding ABC transporter substrate-binding protein: MRKPRVLLAILAAATIALTGCGSSGSTGDADSGSGDSSWSYTDDLGNTVTLDHTPTKVAGLTDPLVSLMNYGIKPVAAFGWSTVDKDPRFEKFDVSGITTLGATYGEIDEEKLIEAAPDVIVTTVYPTDEKGTIDDSQPLYGFNDKEQQEKIAKIAPVIAIKMGGKGADVIASQARLALALGASQDTVDAAKATYDQAATTLKDAAAATDVTVTVLYGDADGAYVVKPADEPITELYQELGVTFFEPTPEGYYWGIYSWENAGKIGGDLMLLQKDGYSKEEMAKQATLAQTPAFKAGQIESFTSPGLDYVSQADYMTTLAGYLADAKVVTD; this comes from the coding sequence ATGAGAAAACCCCGTGTCCTGCTCGCGATCCTGGCCGCCGCCACCATCGCCCTGACCGGCTGCGGCTCCTCCGGCAGCACCGGCGACGCCGACAGCGGCAGCGGTGACTCCAGCTGGAGCTACACCGACGACCTCGGCAACACCGTCACCCTCGACCACACCCCGACCAAGGTCGCCGGCCTCACCGACCCGCTGGTGTCGCTGATGAACTACGGCATCAAGCCGGTCGCCGCGTTCGGCTGGTCCACCGTGGACAAGGACCCGCGCTTCGAGAAGTTCGACGTCTCCGGCATCACCACCCTCGGCGCCACCTACGGCGAGATCGACGAGGAGAAGCTGATCGAGGCCGCCCCCGACGTCATCGTCACCACCGTGTACCCGACCGACGAGAAGGGCACGATTGACGACTCCCAGCCGCTCTACGGCTTCAACGACAAGGAACAGCAGGAGAAGATCGCCAAGATCGCCCCGGTGATCGCGATCAAGATGGGCGGAAAGGGCGCCGACGTCATCGCCTCCCAGGCCAGGCTGGCCCTGGCCCTGGGCGCCTCGCAAGACACCGTGGACGCCGCCAAGGCCACCTACGACCAGGCCGCCACCACGCTGAAGGACGCCGCGGCCGCCACCGACGTCACCGTCACCGTGCTCTACGGCGACGCCGACGGCGCCTACGTGGTCAAGCCCGCCGACGAGCCGATCACCGAGCTCTACCAGGAACTCGGCGTCACGTTCTTCGAGCCCACCCCGGAGGGCTACTACTGGGGCATCTACTCCTGGGAGAACGCCGGCAAGATCGGCGGCGACCTGATGCTGCTCCAGAAGGACGGCTACTCGAAGGAGGAGATGGCCAAGCAGGCCACCCTGGCCCAGACCCCGGCCTTCAAGGCCGGCCAGATCGAGAGCTTCACCAGCCCCGGCCTCGACTACGTGTCCCAGGCCGACTACATGACCACCCTGGCCGGCTACCTGGCCGACGCCAAGGTCGTCACGGACTGA
- a CDS encoding ABC transporter ATP-binding protein, which produces MTTTVLRAQELSVAYDGNPVITGLDLSITRGQITTLVGANGSGKSTLLKTLGRILKPAAGQVFLDDEPITALATKDVARRLAVLPQTPTAPAGITVRDLVMRGRNPHQTWARPWSAHDARIVTEALTATGLDQVADRDVAALSGGQRQRVWIALVVAQQAPTLLLDEPTTYLDLTHQLSVLSLVRRINTDTGATVVMVLHDLSLAARYSDRLVVMHAGTVVADGPPADVLTPATLLQAFDLHARVVPDPVTGTPLVVPESH; this is translated from the coding sequence ATGACCACCACCGTGCTGCGGGCCCAGGAGCTGAGCGTCGCCTACGACGGCAACCCCGTCATCACCGGACTCGACCTCAGCATCACCCGCGGCCAGATCACCACCCTCGTCGGAGCCAACGGCAGCGGAAAGTCCACCCTGCTCAAGACCCTCGGCCGCATCCTGAAACCCGCCGCCGGACAAGTGTTTCTGGACGACGAACCGATCACGGCCCTGGCCACCAAGGACGTCGCCCGCCGCCTCGCCGTGCTGCCCCAGACCCCCACCGCCCCGGCCGGCATCACCGTGCGCGACCTGGTCATGCGCGGCCGCAACCCGCACCAGACCTGGGCCCGCCCCTGGTCGGCGCACGACGCCCGCATCGTCACCGAGGCCCTCACCGCCACCGGCCTGGACCAGGTCGCCGACCGCGACGTCGCGGCCCTGTCCGGCGGCCAGCGCCAGCGCGTGTGGATCGCCCTGGTCGTGGCCCAGCAGGCACCCACCCTGCTGCTCGACGAGCCCACCACCTACCTCGACCTCACCCACCAGCTGTCCGTCCTCAGCCTGGTCCGCCGGATCAACACCGACACCGGCGCCACCGTCGTCATGGTCCTGCACGACCTGTCCCTGGCCGCCCGCTACTCCGACCGCCTGGTCGTGATGCACGCCGGAACCGTGGTCGCCGACGGCCCGCCCGCCGACGTCCTCACCCCCGCCACCCTGCTCCAGGCCTTCGACCTGCACGCCCGGGTGGTGCCCGACCCGGTCACCGGCACGCCCCTGGTCGTCCCCGAGTCCCACTGA
- a CDS encoding FecCD family ABC transporter permease, translated as MNTPATTNQPTDQPTDQPGITLGPVGIPWRPRALAVTVVALIVLAGLIVAGTAAGSASLSPADVVRTLLGNGTYPQHLIVFDLRLPRILTGVLVGICLGTAGALTQTFTNNPLATPDVIGVTAGASTGAVAAILVGGGSYAVSDAVLGSGIPVAATIGALTASALVYGLGWRDGIDSYRLILVGIGVSSVLTALTSYLLVRAQITDATRAAAWLVGSLSGTSWTSLTPLAVVTAVAAPLAVACSAPLAVAQLGDETATGVGLAVQRHRLLVIALAVLLTGAAVAAAGPVGFVAFVVPQIALRTTAASRPPILLSGLLGACLVTAADLAARTAFPYQVPVGLLTTLVGAPYLIWLLVRHRKEIAR; from the coding sequence GTGAACACACCAGCCACCACCAACCAGCCCACCGACCAGCCCACCGACCAGCCCGGCATCACCCTCGGCCCCGTCGGCATCCCCTGGCGACCCCGCGCGCTCGCGGTCACCGTCGTGGCTCTGATCGTCCTGGCCGGCCTGATCGTCGCCGGCACCGCCGCCGGATCCGCCAGCCTCAGCCCGGCCGACGTCGTGCGCACCCTCCTGGGCAACGGCACCTACCCCCAGCACCTGATCGTGTTCGACCTGCGCCTGCCCCGGATCCTCACCGGCGTCCTGGTCGGCATCTGCCTCGGCACCGCCGGAGCCCTCACCCAGACCTTCACCAACAACCCCCTCGCCACCCCCGACGTCATCGGCGTCACCGCCGGCGCCTCCACCGGGGCCGTGGCCGCCATCCTCGTCGGCGGCGGCTCCTACGCCGTGTCCGACGCCGTGCTCGGCAGCGGCATCCCGGTCGCCGCCACCATCGGCGCCCTCACCGCCTCCGCCCTCGTCTACGGCCTGGGCTGGCGCGACGGCATCGACAGCTACCGGCTCATCCTCGTCGGCATCGGCGTCAGCTCGGTCCTGACCGCCCTCACCAGCTACCTGCTCGTGCGCGCCCAGATCACCGACGCCACCCGCGCCGCCGCCTGGCTGGTCGGCAGCCTGTCCGGCACCTCCTGGACCAGCCTCACACCCCTGGCCGTCGTCACCGCCGTCGCGGCGCCCCTGGCCGTGGCCTGCTCCGCGCCACTGGCCGTCGCCCAGCTCGGCGACGAGACCGCCACCGGCGTCGGCCTCGCCGTCCAGCGCCACCGGCTGCTCGTCATCGCCCTGGCCGTCCTGCTCACCGGAGCCGCCGTCGCCGCCGCCGGCCCCGTCGGGTTCGTCGCCTTCGTGGTGCCGCAGATCGCCCTGCGCACCACCGCCGCCTCCCGCCCCCCGATCCTGCTGTCCGGCCTCCTCGGCGCCTGCCTCGTCACCGCCGCCGACCTCGCCGCCCGCACCGCCTTCCCCTACCAGGTACCCGTCGGCCTGCTCACCACCCTGGTCGGCGCCCCCTACCTGATCTGGCTGCTCGTCCGCCACCGCAAGGAGATCGCCCGATGA
- a CDS encoding FecCD family ABC transporter permease — protein MPPASSPPTRTPHHPAALTTLAALTLLALAAIAASLMFGSSRLGPGQVITTLLHPSDPTTSELHAIVYGVRIPRTVLGIVVGTCLGLAGALMQGHTRNPLADPGLFGVSAGAGLAVVIGVYLLGVTGSSLDVLFALAGALTASTAVFAVTAAGSATASPVPLALAGTAVSALLDALTSFIVLSDRDALNAYRLWVTGSLSGRELTITWSVLPFALAGLLLALLNSRALDNLSLGTDMAQGLGENVIRARITGLAAITLLTAAATAAAGPIGFAGLVVPHLARATVGTSHRHVLPACALLGTTLVLTADVIGRLIGGMGEIEVGIVLAVIGGPFFIAVARRKSLAAL, from the coding sequence GTGCCCCCAGCGTCATCCCCACCCACCCGAACACCCCACCACCCCGCCGCCCTGACCACCCTGGCCGCTCTCACCCTCCTCGCGCTCGCCGCCATCGCCGCCAGCCTCATGTTCGGCAGCAGCCGCCTGGGCCCCGGACAGGTCATCACCACCCTCCTGCACCCCTCCGACCCCACCACCAGCGAACTGCACGCCATCGTCTACGGCGTCCGCATCCCCCGCACCGTCCTCGGCATCGTCGTCGGCACCTGCCTCGGCCTCGCCGGCGCCCTCATGCAGGGCCACACCCGCAACCCCCTCGCCGACCCCGGCCTCTTCGGCGTCTCCGCCGGCGCCGGACTCGCCGTCGTCATCGGCGTCTACCTCCTCGGCGTCACCGGCAGCAGCCTCGACGTCCTCTTCGCCCTGGCCGGCGCCCTCACCGCCAGCACCGCCGTCTTCGCCGTCACCGCCGCCGGCAGCGCAACCGCCAGCCCCGTCCCCCTCGCCCTGGCCGGCACCGCCGTCTCCGCCCTCCTCGACGCCCTCACCTCCTTCATCGTGCTGTCCGACCGCGACGCCCTCAACGCCTACCGGCTCTGGGTCACCGGCTCCCTGTCCGGCCGCGAACTCACCATCACCTGGTCCGTCCTGCCCTTCGCCCTCGCCGGACTCCTCCTGGCCCTCCTCAACAGCCGAGCCCTCGACAACCTCAGCCTCGGCACCGACATGGCCCAGGGACTCGGCGAGAACGTCATCCGCGCCCGCATCACCGGCCTGGCCGCCATCACCCTGCTCACCGCCGCGGCCACCGCCGCCGCCGGCCCCATCGGCTTCGCCGGCCTCGTCGTCCCCCACCTCGCCCGCGCCACCGTCGGCACCAGCCACCGCCACGTCCTGCCCGCCTGCGCCCTCCTCGGCACCACTCTCGTCCTCACCGCAGACGTCATCGGCCGCCTCATCGGCGGCATGGGCGAGATCGAGGTCGGCATCGTCCTGGCCGTCATCGGCGGCCCCTTCTTCATCGCCGTCGCCCGCCGCAAATCCCTGGCAGCCCTGTGA
- a CDS encoding class I SAM-dependent methyltransferase: MRDYEDLVHEALTADVTGWDFTWLDGRASEERPPWGYTRQLAQRLAHASSALDLDTGGGEIIAAVPTLPPRMTVTEGWEPNATRARALLQPRGVQVVHTGTDHLPFPDATFDLVTSRHPVAPAWNQIARVLRTDGTYFAQHVGPASALELIEHFLGPLAPPFARDPEQETVDAQQAGLHVVHRSTARCRMEFHDIGAIVWILRKCVWWVPDFSTERYEPQLRALDARMRAGEPVVAHSTRTLFEARRTERPVAQP, translated from the coding sequence ATGCGCGACTACGAAGACCTGGTGCACGAGGCCCTCACCGCCGACGTCACCGGCTGGGACTTCACCTGGCTCGACGGACGCGCCAGCGAGGAACGCCCACCCTGGGGATACACCCGGCAACTGGCCCAGCGACTGGCCCACGCCTCCAGCGCCCTGGACCTCGACACCGGCGGCGGGGAGATCATCGCGGCCGTCCCCACCCTGCCACCCCGGATGACCGTGACCGAGGGCTGGGAACCGAACGCCACCCGCGCCCGGGCCCTGCTGCAACCGCGCGGCGTACAGGTCGTGCACACCGGCACCGACCACCTGCCCTTCCCCGACGCCACGTTCGATCTGGTCACCAGCCGCCACCCGGTCGCACCCGCCTGGAACCAGATCGCCCGCGTCCTGCGCACCGACGGCACCTACTTCGCCCAGCACGTCGGCCCGGCCTCGGCACTCGAGCTGATCGAGCACTTCCTCGGCCCCCTGGCACCACCGTTCGCCCGCGACCCCGAACAGGAAACCGTGGACGCCCAACAGGCCGGCCTTCACGTCGTCCACCGTTCTACCGCCCGCTGCCGCATGGAGTTCCACGACATCGGCGCGATCGTCTGGATCCTGCGCAAGTGCGTGTGGTGGGTCCCCGACTTCAGCACCGAACGCTACGAACCCCAGCTACGCGCCCTGGACGCCCGGATGCGCGCGGGGGAGCCCGTGGTCGCCCACTCCACCCGCACCCTCTTCGAGGCCCGCCGGACGGAACGACCCGTAGCACAACCGTGA
- a CDS encoding phosphotransferase, with product MRRTAETEDLSTLVPAALGPTARITGIERLRGGTRKGVYRVHLAPSNPGPASVIVYSWAAEENFWPGAGTPTAPATTAPAAQDEQGDPFAPATGLRLFLTARDALDSAGVRTVHVHLADDSHRHYRADVAVVEDAPGGTLEHLLYRSHDPADHERGRTALKHLAHSLTLMRQCRAPGYGPLGHASTPREIPCEQLILEHALGHLDEAADRDHRLGAVREPLRELLHTLRAPITPRTTYSLIHGELGPDHVLVDDAGQALLIDIEGLKFFDAEWEHVFLQIRFSPGDYALLAGPPHQTGLDPARMALYRLAMRLSLVAGPLRLLDGDFPDREGMQAIAESNVQATLALLAQERARG from the coding sequence GTGCGCCGAACCGCTGAGACCGAGGACCTCTCCACGCTCGTACCGGCTGCTCTGGGCCCGACCGCCCGGATCACCGGCATCGAACGGCTCCGCGGCGGCACCCGCAAGGGCGTGTACCGCGTCCACCTCGCCCCCAGTAACCCGGGCCCGGCCAGCGTGATCGTGTACAGCTGGGCCGCCGAGGAGAACTTCTGGCCCGGCGCCGGAACCCCCACCGCACCCGCAACCACCGCACCCGCAGCCCAGGACGAGCAGGGCGACCCGTTCGCCCCGGCCACCGGGCTGCGCCTGTTCCTCACCGCCCGCGACGCGCTGGACTCGGCCGGGGTCCGCACCGTGCACGTGCACCTGGCCGACGACTCCCACCGGCACTACCGCGCCGACGTCGCCGTGGTCGAGGACGCACCCGGCGGAACCCTCGAGCACCTGCTCTACCGCTCCCACGACCCGGCCGACCACGAACGCGGCCGCACCGCCCTGAAACACCTCGCGCACTCGCTGACCCTGATGCGCCAGTGCCGCGCCCCCGGGTACGGGCCGCTCGGGCATGCCAGCACACCCCGCGAGATTCCTTGCGAGCAGCTGATTCTCGAGCACGCCCTCGGCCACCTGGACGAGGCCGCCGACCGCGACCATCGCCTCGGCGCCGTGCGCGAACCACTGCGCGAGCTGCTGCACACCCTGCGCGCCCCGATCACGCCCCGCACGACGTACTCCCTCATCCACGGCGAACTCGGCCCCGACCACGTGCTGGTGGACGACGCCGGGCAGGCCCTCCTCATCGACATCGAGGGCCTGAAGTTCTTCGACGCCGAGTGGGAGCACGTGTTCCTCCAGATCCGCTTCAGCCCCGGCGACTACGCCCTGCTCGCCGGCCCACCGCACCAGACAGGCCTGGACCCGGCCCGGATGGCGCTGTACCGCCTGGCCATGCGGCTGTCGCTGGTGGCCGGGCCGTTACGGCTGCTGGACGGCGACTTCCCCGACCGTGAGGGCATGCAGGCCATCGCCGAGAGCAACGTGCAGGCCACCCTGGCCCTGCTCGCACAAGAACGAGCACGAGGATGA
- a CDS encoding DUF4265 domain-containing protein, with translation MTGTKHKIKIWFKFPPRPGWPDDTEGLWATPLSGQTAQVESAPFMQEGVAPGDVVRFETDEWGRHWALERVQASGRCVVRVLPDAAGPLGASVEAVNAQFEDFALASWAYSEELPLITFDVPADADFRAIRERLDAGAAGGWWQYEVACADEHWWAA, from the coding sequence ATGACGGGTACGAAACACAAGATCAAGATCTGGTTCAAGTTCCCGCCTCGTCCAGGATGGCCCGACGACACCGAGGGCCTGTGGGCGACGCCGCTCAGCGGGCAGACCGCGCAGGTGGAGTCGGCGCCCTTCATGCAGGAGGGCGTGGCGCCCGGCGACGTGGTGCGGTTCGAGACCGACGAGTGGGGCCGGCACTGGGCCCTGGAACGGGTGCAGGCCTCCGGCCGGTGCGTGGTGCGCGTGCTGCCCGACGCCGCCGGGCCGCTCGGCGCCAGCGTGGAAGCGGTCAACGCGCAGTTCGAGGACTTCGCCCTGGCCTCCTGGGCATACAGCGAGGAACTGCCGCTGATCACGTTCGACGTGCCGGCCGACGCCGACTTCCGGGCGATCCGGGAGCGGCTCGATGCCGGCGCGGCCGGCGGCTGGTGGCAGTACGAGGTGGCCTGCGCCGACGAACACTGGTGGGCCGCCTGA
- a CDS encoding M1 family metallopeptidase: protein MRRVSIRTITIAAATAAALTLGNGVADAAATPGAPGAGDVYFPDYGNGGYDVGHYDVRVRYQPATDELTGTTTIAAEATQDLSRFNLDFALDVSSVRVNNRAATFHTEGEHELVVTPARQIPAGSDLNVVVKYAGIPSQVVAGGFTGWTRTADGALAVNEPESAWWWFPSNDHPSDKATYDVSVLAPDDVQVISNGTLTSGPTAELKGWNRWYWRSVKPQATYLTYLAIGKYDIETDTAADGSPIINAFSTSLGDFDGAARAGINRTNEIIETEEQWFGDYPFEAQGGVAAPPGALGFALETQTRPVYDGRFWRRGGNTYVVAHELAHQWFGDSVSLEQWRDIWLNEGFASYAEWLWSEHEDEGTPQELFDFVYASYPADDEFWQVLPGDPGSDKVFDGAVYDRGALTLQALRVQIGDQAFFEILHTWLADHRYGNGTTDDFIALAEKISGQDLTQLFTTWLFTAGRPDLSATTKLARSSIADTDASPAQPRSWDRIQQVHQAHAALGAS, encoded by the coding sequence ATGCGAAGAGTTTCCATCCGGACGATCACGATCGCGGCGGCCACCGCCGCCGCGCTGACGCTGGGCAACGGTGTGGCCGACGCGGCCGCGACGCCGGGCGCGCCGGGCGCGGGTGACGTGTACTTCCCCGACTACGGCAACGGCGGCTACGACGTCGGGCACTACGACGTGCGGGTGCGCTACCAGCCCGCGACCGACGAGCTGACCGGCACCACCACGATCGCGGCCGAGGCCACGCAGGACCTGTCACGGTTCAACCTCGACTTCGCCCTCGACGTCTCCTCGGTGCGGGTCAACAACCGGGCCGCGACCTTCCACACCGAGGGCGAGCACGAGCTGGTCGTCACCCCCGCCCGCCAGATCCCCGCCGGCAGTGACCTGAACGTCGTGGTCAAGTACGCCGGTATCCCCTCGCAGGTCGTGGCCGGCGGGTTCACCGGCTGGACCCGCACCGCCGACGGCGCCCTGGCGGTGAACGAGCCGGAGAGCGCCTGGTGGTGGTTCCCCAGCAACGACCACCCCAGCGACAAGGCCACCTACGACGTGTCCGTGCTGGCCCCCGACGACGTGCAGGTGATCAGCAACGGCACCCTGACCAGCGGGCCCACCGCCGAGCTCAAGGGCTGGAACCGCTGGTACTGGCGATCGGTCAAACCGCAGGCCACCTACCTGACCTACCTGGCGATCGGGAAGTACGACATCGAGACCGACACCGCCGCCGACGGTTCCCCGATCATCAACGCGTTCTCCACGTCGCTGGGCGACTTCGACGGCGCCGCCCGGGCCGGCATCAACCGCACCAACGAGATCATCGAGACCGAGGAACAGTGGTTCGGGGACTACCCGTTCGAGGCGCAGGGCGGCGTGGCCGCCCCGCCCGGGGCTCTCGGGTTCGCCCTGGAGACCCAGACCCGCCCGGTGTACGACGGACGGTTCTGGCGCCGCGGCGGCAACACCTACGTCGTCGCCCACGAACTGGCCCACCAGTGGTTCGGGGACTCGGTGTCGCTGGAGCAGTGGCGTGACATCTGGCTGAACGAGGGCTTCGCCAGCTACGCCGAGTGGCTGTGGTCGGAACACGAGGACGAGGGCACCCCGCAGGAACTGTTCGACTTCGTCTACGCCAGCTACCCCGCCGACGACGAGTTCTGGCAGGTCCTGCCCGGCGACCCGGGCTCGGACAAGGTCTTCGACGGCGCCGTGTACGACCGCGGCGCCCTCACCCTCCAGGCCCTGCGGGTGCAGATCGGCGACCAGGCGTTCTTCGAGATCCTGCACACCTGGCTGGCCGACCACCGCTACGGCAACGGCACCACCGACGACTTCATCGCGCTCGCCGAGAAGATCTCCGGCCAGGACCTGACCCAGCTGTTCACCACCTGGCTGTTCACGGCCGGGCGCCCCGACCTGAGCGCCACCACGAAACTGGCCCGCAGCAGCATCGCCGACACCGACGCCAGCCCGGCGCAGCCGAGGTCGTGGGACAGGATCCAGCAGGTTCACCAGGCACACGCCGCACTCGGCGCCTCGTGA
- a CDS encoding S66 family peptidase produces the protein MAVRYPRPLRPGDRVGITSPSSGVPDQLRPRLDVAIADVRAHGYEVVVGRCMDGATHVSAPAGERAAELMAMLTDPDIRAVVPPWGGETAIDLLPLLDWERLREAEPTWLVGFSDMATILAPFTLLTGTASVHGNNLMDTPYRTPQGLLSWLEITAAAQGEPFTQVPPGRYRPSSEWVDYAGHPQVRDLTLSAEGGWRRLDGDGDVHAEGRLIGGCIETLCNLAGTRYLDATTFAESQSPQGLIVYVEAAGDDAATICRNLHGMRLNGFFDTATAVLVGRTSAPAIATLTQDEAVMDALGRLGVPIIADVDCGHVQPYMPIVNGAHGRITHTATGSELVQTLT, from the coding sequence ATGGCTGTTCGATATCCCCGCCCCCTGCGTCCTGGTGACCGGGTCGGCATCACCTCTCCCTCCAGCGGCGTCCCCGACCAGTTGCGTCCCCGCCTGGACGTGGCGATCGCCGACGTGCGGGCCCACGGTTACGAGGTGGTCGTGGGCCGGTGCATGGACGGCGCCACTCACGTCAGCGCCCCCGCCGGCGAGCGCGCCGCCGAGCTGATGGCCATGCTCACCGACCCGGACATCCGCGCCGTGGTGCCGCCGTGGGGTGGGGAGACCGCGATCGACCTGCTGCCCCTGCTGGACTGGGAACGTCTGCGTGAGGCCGAGCCGACCTGGCTGGTCGGATTCTCCGACATGGCCACGATCCTGGCCCCGTTCACGCTGCTGACCGGAACGGCCAGCGTGCACGGCAACAACCTGATGGACACCCCCTACCGGACGCCCCAGGGTCTGCTGTCCTGGCTCGAGATCACCGCGGCCGCGCAGGGCGAGCCGTTCACGCAGGTTCCGCCCGGCCGCTACCGGCCCTCCAGCGAGTGGGTCGACTACGCCGGCCATCCGCAGGTACGGGACCTGACGCTCTCGGCCGAGGGCGGCTGGAGGCGTCTGGACGGCGACGGCGACGTGCACGCCGAGGGCCGGCTGATCGGCGGCTGCATCGAGACCCTCTGCAACCTCGCGGGCACCCGCTACCTCGACGCCACCACGTTCGCCGAGAGCCAGTCACCGCAGGGCCTGATCGTCTACGTCGAGGCCGCCGGGGACGACGCGGCCACCATCTGCCGCAACCTGCACGGCATGCGCCTGAACGGATTCTTCGACACCGCCACCGCGGTCCTGGTCGGGCGCACCTCGGCCCCCGCCATCGCCACTCTCACCCAGGACGAGGCGGTCATGGACGCCCTGGGCCGCCTCGGCGTCCCGATCATCGCCGACGTCGACTGCGGCCACGTGCAGCCGTACATGCCGATCGTCAACGGCGCCCACGGCCGGATCACGCACACCGCCACCGGCAGCGAACTCGTCCAGACCCTCACCTGA
- a CDS encoding MFS transporter, protein MGVREPLRYAAFRWLLAARTTGILGNAVAPIALAFAVLDLTGSAADLGLVVASRSVANVAVLLLGGVVADRLPRQLVLVGTSLVAALTQSTVAVLVLTGQATVPWLMVLGVANGAVAAVSMPASSALVPDTVPPELLRPANALLRLGLNGAGILGAAVGAGLVGALGPGWGLAVDATGFALAGALFAVMSRTMRHAPSSPSRSPRTSTGTSPETSQRASGTGGPGDGEGLPACGPAASRTPATDAQASTGERGGASVLGDLREGWREFSGRRWVWVVVAQFGVLNAAFVGATTVLGPVVADASFGRAAWGLVVAAQTVGLAGGALLALRWRPRHALGIGVGMMALTAVPVLALAVSPRLAVLLVAFAAGGVVLETFAIAWDQALQTHVPRQALSRVYSYDAVGSFVAIPLGEALVGPAAHAVGTRATLLGCAAVIVLASLAAVSVGSVRRLPTDVPPTSSSRSDPV, encoded by the coding sequence CTGGGAGTGCGGGAACCGTTGCGGTATGCCGCGTTCCGGTGGCTGCTGGCCGCGCGCACGACGGGGATCCTGGGCAATGCCGTCGCCCCGATCGCGCTGGCCTTCGCGGTGCTCGACCTGACCGGGTCGGCCGCCGATCTCGGGCTGGTGGTGGCTTCCCGGTCGGTTGCGAACGTGGCGGTGCTGCTGCTGGGAGGAGTGGTCGCCGACCGGCTGCCGCGTCAGCTGGTCCTGGTCGGCACCTCGCTCGTGGCCGCGCTGACCCAGAGCACGGTCGCCGTTCTGGTGCTGACCGGCCAGGCCACCGTGCCGTGGCTGATGGTGCTGGGGGTGGCCAACGGAGCTGTCGCCGCGGTGAGCATGCCGGCGTCCTCGGCCCTGGTTCCCGACACCGTGCCACCGGAACTGCTGCGCCCGGCCAACGCCCTGCTGCGGCTGGGCCTCAACGGTGCGGGAATCCTGGGGGCCGCCGTGGGCGCGGGCCTGGTCGGCGCGCTCGGACCGGGATGGGGCCTGGCCGTCGACGCAACCGGATTCGCGCTCGCGGGAGCGCTGTTCGCGGTGATGTCCCGCACGATGCGCCACGCTCCGTCGTCCCCGTCCCGCTCACCACGGACGTCCACCGGAACCTCCCCCGAAACGTCCCAGCGAGCATCCGGCACGGGAGGGCCCGGCGACGGCGAGGGTTTGCCGGCCTGCGGCCCGGCGGCCTCGCGAACCCCCGCGACCGACGCACAGGCGTCCACCGGCGAGCGGGGTGGGGCCTCGGTGCTGGGGGATCTGCGGGAGGGGTGGCGGGAGTTCTCCGGGCGTCGCTGGGTGTGGGTGGTCGTGGCGCAGTTCGGTGTGCTGAACGCGGCGTTCGTGGGGGCCACGACGGTGCTGGGGCCGGTCGTGGCGGACGCCTCGTTCGGGCGGGCGGCGTGGGGCCTGGTGGTGGCGGCGCAGACCGTGGGGCTGGCCGGCGGGGCGCTGCTGGCCCTGCGCTGGCGGCCTCGGCACGCGCTGGGGATCGGGGTGGGGATGATGGCGCTGACGGCGGTCCCGGTGCTCGCGCTGGCGGTGAGTCCCCGGCTTGCGGTGCTGCTGGTGGCGTTCGCGGCCGGGGGCGTGGTGCTGGAGACCTTCGCAATCGCCTGGGACCAGGCGTTGCAGACCCATGTGCCGCGACAGGCGCTGTCGCGGGTGTACTCGTACGACGCGGTCGGCTCGTTCGTGGCGATCCCGCTGGGTGAGGCACTGGTGGGCCCGGCCGCTCACGCGGTGGGGACCCGGGCCACTTTGCTGGGGTGCGCGGCGGTGATCGTGCTGGCGTCGCTGGCCGCGGTGTCGGTGGGCAGTGTGCGCCGGCTGCCCACCGACGTCCCACCGACGTCCTCCAGCAGATCTGATCCGGTCTGA
- a CDS encoding ArsR/SmtB family transcription factor → MSSLEQLRALAHPVRLRLLSLLTGTAMSAAEAGRELDLSQAGVSYHLRVLERAGLVHVVEVVRLRGGQAKRYRHDSSARPFQVDDAHTPGPIGEGADERAAYVEALAAELVRRSQQRAPGLQTSTDAEVWVDAQTWRHVVALVGQASAMLHERARPPRAPGTSPVSMTAALFPVRRS, encoded by the coding sequence GTGTCTTCCCTCGAACAACTGCGGGCTCTGGCCCATCCTGTGCGGTTACGTCTGCTGTCCCTGCTGACCGGCACCGCAATGAGCGCGGCCGAGGCCGGCCGCGAACTGGACCTGTCGCAGGCCGGCGTCAGTTATCACCTGCGGGTGCTGGAACGGGCCGGCCTGGTGCACGTCGTGGAGGTGGTGCGTCTGCGGGGTGGGCAGGCCAAGCGGTATCGGCACGACTCCTCGGCCCGCCCGTTCCAGGTGGATGACGCCCACACCCCCGGACCGATCGGGGAGGGCGCGGACGAGCGGGCTGCCTATGTGGAGGCCCTGGCCGCGGAACTGGTGCGGCGCTCGCAGCAGCGAGCGCCCGGGCTCCAGACATCGACCGACGCCGAGGTGTGGGTGGACGCGCAGACCTGGCGTCACGTCGTGGCTCTGGTCGGCCAGGCATCGGCGATGCTGCACGAACGGGCCCGTCCACCCCGGGCTCCGGGCACTTCCCCGGTGTCGATGACCGCCGCGTTGTTCCCGGTGCGCCGCTCATGA